From the Lathyrus oleraceus cultivar Zhongwan6 chromosome 4, CAAS_Psat_ZW6_1.0, whole genome shotgun sequence genome, one window contains:
- the LOC127137533 gene encoding U11/U12 small nuclear ribonucleoprotein 31 kDa protein has protein sequence MSSKKKHKRKHSDSDEDDDVFYYRYCASSSTPNTTTGTTSSNQPQSKPNNKGSSIGGTGEPLAPSKSMLYVSNLDCSLTNSDLHTLFSTFGRIARVTFLKDRHTRLSRGVAFVQFVSRNDAQRTVAEMNKKILNGRTLTASIAADNGRAPEFIRKRVYNTETSLCYECEGHGHLSYECPKNQLGPRPRPQPKKPRWGFSGLRDRDGEEEGDEEEEEGGQIATEQFDINWASVVDDEAGERLLGRNRNDDEGLDNNKTKKKGKKAGYFSDESDHDDDD, from the coding sequence ATGTCAAGCAAGAAGAAACACAAACGAAAACACAGCGACAGCGATGAAGACGACGACGTTTTCTACTACCGCTACTGTGCTTCGTCCTCAACCCCCAACACCACCACCGGCACCACATCCAGTAATCAACCCCAATCAAAACCGAACAATAAAGGATCATCAATAGGAGGAACAGGTGAACCCTTAGCACCATCAAAATCGATGCTATACGTTTCTAATCTAGATTGCTCCCTAACAAACTCCGATCTCCATACGCTCTTCTCTACTTTCGGCCGCATCGCGCGTGTAACCTTTCTCAAAGACCGTCACACGCGCCTAAGCCGCGGTGTCGCGTTTGTCCAATTCGTTTCTCGTAATGACGCCCAACGCACCGTGGCGGAGATGAATAAGAAGATTCTCAATGGAAGGACTCTAACTGCTTCTATTGCTGCTGATAATGGACGTGCTCCGGAGTTTATTCGGAAGCGCGTGTACAATACTGAGACTTCTTTGTGTTATGAGTGTGAGGGGCATGGTCATTTGTCGTATGAGTGTCCTAAGAATCAGTTGGGGCCGAGGCCGCGGCCTCAGCCTAAGAAGCCGCGATGGGGATTTAGTGGGCTGAGGGATAGGGATGGGGAGGAGGAAGGTgatgaggaggaggaggagggtGGTCAGATTGCTACGGAGCAGTTTGACATTAATTGGGCTTCTGTTGTGGATGATGAAGCGGGTGAAAGGTTGCTGGGGAGAAACAGAAATGATGATGAGGGTTTGGACAACAACAAGACgaagaagaaagggaagaaaGCTGGGTATTTCAGTGATGAGAgtgatcatgatgatgatgattga